Proteins co-encoded in one Pseudophryne corroboree isolate aPseCor3 chromosome 1, aPseCor3.hap2, whole genome shotgun sequence genomic window:
- the LOC134980288 gene encoding uncharacterized protein LOC134980288 — MQLVADVQEGQDPSNVRRVNNLAAEMNVSQDSFRVVVGSRLDAIERTMDKIANGLLEMQKAHADSAAKMLKTRREDHRETMDIFHILAKSISRLVENTSCLAHSNDNMSESHRQSSSSQQMIATTLQMIYDKLPEPAHQHAGDPPISPSRATRTLPSLPTLPSWYRWSQMYQGYTGMYPTHQMPPPPAATSTAARAPRPSQPTTQPPRTSMPHQEEDQDPYRLPP; from the coding sequence atgcaattggtggcagacgtccaggaagggcaggatccctcaaatgttcggagggtaaacaacctggcagcagagatgaatgtcagccaggatagttttcgggttgtcgtaggaagcagactggacgccattgagaggacaatggataagatagcaaacggtctgcttgaaatgcagaaggctcatgccgacagcgcGGCCAAAATGCTAAAGACCAGAAGAGAAGAtcatagggagactatggacatctttCACATTCTGGCCAAATCCATCagccggctggtggagaacacatcatgcctggcacacagcaatgacaacatgtcggagagccatcgacaatcctcatccagccaacagatgatcgcaaccacactgcagatgatctatgataaactcccagaaccagctcatcaacaTGCTGGTGATCCACCAATTTCGCCATCAAGAGCCACAAGGACGCTTCCTTCCCTTCCTACACTACCATCCTGGTATAGATGGTCACagatgtaccaaggatatacagggatgtaccccacccaccagatgcctccaccaccggccgcaacatctacagcCGCACGGGCCCCGAGGCCTAGTCAACCcactacccagcctcccaggacatcgatgccccatcaggaggaagaccaGGATCCGTACAGACTTCCACCatga